A stretch of the Vitis riparia cultivar Riparia Gloire de Montpellier isolate 1030 chromosome 13, EGFV_Vit.rip_1.0, whole genome shotgun sequence genome encodes the following:
- the LOC117928917 gene encoding flavin-containing monooxygenase FMO GS-OX-like 2, producing MALLARVAVIGAGVAGLAAARELHREGHRVVVLEKRHSLGGTWLYDSRVDSDPLSLDPARAVVGTSLYHSLRTNLPRQIMGFLDYPFAKSPHEDQRTFPGHEEVLWFLNEFADEFQLRELIRFCTEVVRAERAEGRNDEWVVESRSRGSESAKVVREVYDAVVVCNGHYTEPHLVEVPGIEKWRGYQIHSHNYRIPKPFTGQVVVLIGFGPSAFDISRDVATVAKEVHIATRAPNVTVGKLDNHKNIWQHEMIEFVDEDGKVVFQDGSSVHADTIFYCTGYKYHFPFIETNGIVTIDDNRVGPLYKHVFPPRLAPWLSFIGMPKQGTPFMTAELQSKWLAHVLSGKALLPTEEEMMSDIEKYYHHMEETGVPKRFTHVLPPNEIEYMNWLLAQVGMPPLKEWRGRMYRECAMLAKAKRDGYKDQWDDDYWDAVIASQVDSVVPKNLIS from the exons ATGGCCCTGTTAGCGAGAGTGGCGGTGATCGGAGCAGGCGTCGCTGGCCTCGCTGCCGCCCGCGAGCTCCATCGGGAAGGCCACCGCGTCGTCGTCCTCGAAAAACGACACAGTCTCGGAGGAACCTGGCTATACGACTCACGAGTCGACTCCGATCCGCTCAGCCTCGATCCGGCCCGCGCCGTCGTCGGCACCAGCCTCTACCACTCTCTCCGCACCAACCTCCCCCGCCAAATCATGGGCTTTCTCGATTATCCATTTGCGAAGAGTCCCCATGAGGACCAAAGAACCTTTCCAGGTCACGAGGAGGTGCTTTGGTTTCTAAACGAGTTCGCCGACGAGTTCCAACTCCGTGAGTTGATTCGGTTCTGCACCGAGGTCGTCCGAGCGGAGCGAGCTGAGGGGAGGAACGACGAGTGGGTGGTTGAGTCGAGGAGTCGTGGGTCTGAGTCGGCAAAGGTGGTGAGGGAAGTGTATGACGCTGTGGTCGTTTGTAACGGACACTACACTGAGCCCCATCTCGTCGAGGTTCCAG GTATTGAAAAATGGCGTGGATATCAAATACATAGCCACAATTATCGCATTCCTAAACCATTCACGGGTCAG GTGGTGGTTCTCATTGGATTTGGACCTAGCGCTTTTGATATCTCTAGAGATGTGGCGACGGTAGCCAAGGAAGTTCACATCGCAACAAGAGCCCCTAATGTAACAGTTGGAAAATTAGACAACCATAAAAACATATGGCAGCATGAAATG ATAGAATTTGTTGATGAAGATGGTAAAGTTGTCTTTCAAGATGGATCCTCAGTTCATGCAGATACCATTTTTTACTGTACTGG GTACAAATACCATTTTCCATTTATTGAAACAAATGGAATTGTAACCATTGACGACAACCGTGTTGGGCCACTGTATAAACATGTCTTCCCTCCGCGCTTAGCTCCTTGGCTCTCTTTCATTGGAATGCCTAAGCAG GGTACCCCATTTATGACAGCCGAGTTACAATCCAAGTGGTTGGCACATGTTTTATCTGGTAAGGCATTGCTGCCAACAGAAGAGGAGATGATGTCTGATATCGAAAAATACTATCATCATATGGAGGAAACTGGAGTGCCCAAGCGCTTCACCCATGTCCTTCCCCCCAATGAG ATTGAGTACATGAATTGGCTACTTGCTCAGGTGGGAATGCCACCATTGAAGGAGTGGAGAGGAAGGATGTACAGGGAGTGTGCCATGTTAGCAAAAGCCAAGCGAGATGGGTACAAGGATCAATGGGATGATGACTATTGGGATGCAGTCATCGCATCACAGGTTGATTCCGTAGTCCCAAAAAACTTGATATCTTAG